The Acidobacteriota bacterium DNA window CAGGGGTTTGACGTTATTGTGCGAGGGGGGGAAGGCATGGCCCAGATCGAACGGAAGGGGACCGATCCGTGTCCCTGCGGCAGCGGCAATATTCTGGACGGGTGCTGCGGCCCGTATCTCGCCGGCGCGCCGGCGCCCACGGCGGAGGCGCTGATGCGCGCGCGCTACACGGCCTATACGGCGGCCGACCTGGACTTCATCGAGCGGAGCACGCACTCGCGCTCCCGGGCCGCGTTCAACCGCGAGAGCGCGCTCGAGTGGGCCGAACAATCGGAGTGGCGGGGGCTCGAGATCCTCGGCGCCGCCGGGGGCGGGGAAGGGGACTCCGAGGGGACCGTGGAGTTCATCGCCACCTACGTCCGCGACGGGGAGACGGTCGACCACCACGAGATCGCGTCCTTCCGCAGGGAGGACGGGGCCTGGGCGTTCGTGGACGGCCGCATCACGAGGAGGCCCTTCCGCCGCGACCAGCCCAAAACGGGCCGGAACGACCCCTGTCCCTGCGGCAGCGGAAAGAAATACAAGAAGTGCTGCGGGCAGGGACAGGCGTAGGCCCCCGCCGGGGGCCTATTTCGACTTCTTCTCCAGCTTCTCCTTGCGCTTTTCCTTGATCGATTTGGCCGGTTTCTTCTTGACGTCTTTCCTGATGTCTCTCGATTTCGCCATCACGCTCTCCTGTTTTGAGCCGGTATCATAGCCAAAAAAAACCAAAAAAACCACAATCGTAGAGGGTACAATCTTTTCAGGGGGGTGAGGGGATGGGGGAACTGAAGAGGATCTTCGCGGTCAGGCGGGCGGAACTCCCCTTTGCTCTGCTGATGTCGGCCTACTTCTTCCTCGTGATCTCGAGCTTCTGGGTGCTGAAGCCGATCAAGAAGTCCGAGTTCATAGACTTCTACAAGGCGGCGGGCGCCTTCGACCTGTTCGGCTGGCGGATGCTCGGTTCCCAGGCGGAGCTCCTGGCCAAGGTGCTCAACATGCTCGTGGCCGCCGCGGCCGTGGCGGTCTTCACCCTCCTCGCCCGCAGGTATTTCCGGCAGCAGCTCACCTACATCTTCTCGGTCTTCTCCATCCTCGTGCTCGCCGCCTATTTCCTACTGCTCCAGCGCCCGGGCGCGGGGACGGTCTGGAGCTTCTACCTCTTCGGGGATCTCTTCAACACGCTGATGGTGCCCGCCTTCTTCGCCTTCCTCAACGACAGCGTGGAAGAGGACCAGGCCAAGCGGCTGTACGGGCTGGTCGGTTTCGGCGGGGTGGCGGGGGGCGCCTTCGGTTCCGTCGCGCTCCGGGCCTTCATCGGCCGGGTGGCGATCGAGACCTGGATGCTGATCCTCATCGGCGCCATGATCGTCGTCATGATCCTGGCCCGCGCGGCCGCGCGCCGGCTCCCGGCCCGCAAGG harbors:
- a CDS encoding YchJ family protein produces the protein MAQIERKGTDPCPCGSGNILDGCCGPYLAGAPAPTAEALMRARYTAYTAADLDFIERSTHSRSRAAFNRESALEWAEQSEWRGLEILGAAGGGEGDSEGTVEFIATYVRDGETVDHHEIASFRREDGAWAFVDGRITRRPFRRDQPKTGRNDPCPCGSGKKYKKCCGQGQA